The Acidobacteriota bacterium genome has a segment encoding these proteins:
- a CDS encoding DEAD/DEAH box helicase, which translates to MPLHMEPPIDINSYLRVFGNELGERILKSFPPLHGARDPSSPLLRNLLRKPYAAQTVAVMGVVRLLAQARSAAVVAECGTGKTLISLASVYVAANGKPFTALAMVPPHLTMKWCREALLTIPRLRVFLIDGLRDAKSTSLNGIHEVKIRHGRVVREGLKITLTDLRSRKNYPSARARWDEICPSPALFVISRETAKLGYFWRHAYNIAQSGRYQGSVVNPDTGQPIYSGEKDERVLSSDFKKARLSEWIGPAGETVEADVKVRRKVFSPLWQADRSKVRRYAPIEFLGRHLKGFFDFAIADEAHELKGGDTAQGNALGTLASCAKKILILTGTLLGGYADDVYEILFRLEPGKMVEHGFEHGEGVGPFMETYGLLETITTIEPAENACSEAKVTRRVRRRPGASPLLFGDFLMPLTAFLSLEDIAYVLPPYREVVVRVEMDEELKRAYGELEEAIKKALQEHRGNPSVVSVGMNALLLYPDRPFGLGTLFGSEFNPETQRRERFVVAEPEDLDEGVLYAKERRLVEEIKSSLSRGRKVHVFAVYTRTRDVTRRLERILQREGIRVAVLTSDVKPELREAWYERQSRQGVQVVIAHPKLVSLGLDLLDYPDLIFWETGYSLYTLRQASRRSWRIGQTEEVTVKYFAYANTAQETCLRLMGRKLLVALAMEGKFSTEGLQAVGEDDDLLMAMARELVTEKGIGETADLVWRDIQQQNAAFAHALPERVEIEDETPLEAVVLPQEPLSAVVDQLLLFGASLAKSSIRKDAAGRRRSVEPCVDNQQLRLF; encoded by the coding sequence ATGCCCCTTCACATGGAACCGCCTATCGACATTAATAGCTATTTGCGCGTGTTTGGCAACGAGCTTGGAGAGCGAATCCTCAAGTCCTTTCCGCCTTTGCACGGCGCCCGGGATCCGTCTTCGCCGCTGCTCAGGAATCTGCTGCGCAAGCCTTATGCGGCCCAGACCGTCGCCGTTATGGGCGTCGTGCGCCTGCTCGCCCAGGCTCGTTCGGCCGCTGTCGTGGCAGAGTGTGGCACGGGCAAGACTCTGATTTCGCTTGCCAGCGTCTATGTCGCCGCCAACGGCAAGCCGTTTACGGCCCTCGCCATGGTGCCGCCTCATCTGACCATGAAATGGTGCCGTGAAGCTCTTCTGACAATCCCGCGCTTGCGCGTCTTCCTGATCGACGGTTTGCGGGACGCGAAGTCAACCAGCCTAAACGGTATCCACGAGGTCAAGATTCGGCACGGTCGCGTTGTTCGCGAAGGACTAAAGATCACGCTAACGGACCTGCGGTCGCGCAAGAACTACCCGAGCGCCCGCGCGCGCTGGGATGAGATCTGCCCGTCCCCGGCGCTGTTCGTTATCTCGCGCGAGACCGCGAAGCTGGGTTATTTCTGGCGCCATGCTTACAACATAGCGCAGTCGGGACGCTACCAGGGCAGCGTGGTCAATCCCGACACGGGGCAGCCGATCTACAGCGGAGAGAAAGACGAAAGGGTTCTTTCCTCGGATTTCAAGAAGGCCCGGCTGAGCGAGTGGATTGGACCTGCGGGCGAGACGGTCGAAGCCGACGTGAAGGTGCGGCGCAAGGTGTTCAGTCCGCTGTGGCAGGCCGACCGCTCGAAAGTGCGAAGATACGCTCCCATCGAGTTTCTCGGACGCCATCTCAAGGGTTTCTTCGACTTTGCCATCGCTGACGAGGCCCATGAGCTCAAGGGCGGGGATACCGCACAAGGCAACGCCCTCGGCACGCTCGCAAGCTGTGCCAAAAAAATCCTCATTCTGACCGGCACGCTCCTGGGCGGTTATGCCGATGACGTTTATGAGATTTTGTTCCGCCTCGAACCCGGAAAGATGGTTGAGCATGGGTTCGAACATGGCGAGGGCGTTGGGCCGTTTATGGAGACCTACGGCCTGCTCGAAACAATTACCACGATCGAGCCGGCCGAGAACGCTTGCTCTGAGGCCAAAGTAACCCGGCGCGTGCGTCGGCGCCCCGGTGCTTCGCCTCTGCTATTTGGCGACTTCTTGATGCCGCTGACAGCCTTTCTTTCGCTCGAAGACATCGCTTATGTGCTGCCGCCCTACCGGGAGGTGGTGGTCCGCGTGGAGATGGACGAGGAGCTTAAGAGGGCGTACGGCGAGCTTGAAGAGGCGATCAAGAAAGCCCTCCAGGAGCACCGCGGTAACCCGTCTGTCGTGAGCGTCGGGATGAATGCTCTGCTCCTTTACCCCGACCGGCCGTTCGGCCTCGGCACGCTATTCGGCTCCGAGTTCAATCCGGAGACGCAACGGCGGGAGCGCTTCGTGGTAGCCGAACCGGAGGACCTGGATGAGGGTGTGCTCTATGCCAAGGAGCGGCGGCTCGTAGAGGAAATCAAATCGAGCCTGAGCCGTGGCCGCAAGGTTCACGTGTTTGCGGTTTATACCCGGACTCGAGACGTGACCCGGCGGCTCGAACGTATCCTCCAGCGCGAGGGAATCCGTGTTGCCGTCCTCACCAGTGACGTGAAACCTGAGTTGCGCGAGGCCTGGTATGAGCGGCAGTCACGCCAGGGCGTTCAAGTCGTAATCGCGCACCCGAAGCTGGTGAGTCTGGGACTTGATCTCCTCGATTACCCGGACCTGATTTTCTGGGAGACGGGCTACTCGCTGTACACGCTGCGCCAAGCAAGCCGACGCTCGTGGCGCATTGGCCAGACCGAGGAGGTTACGGTCAAGTACTTTGCTTACGCGAATACGGCGCAGGAAACCTGCCTCCGACTGATGGGCCGGAAGCTCTTGGTCGCCCTTGCAATGGAAGGCAAGTTTTCGACCGAAGGCTTGCAAGCCGTGGGCGAGGACGACGATTTGCTGATGGCGATGGCACGCGAGCTGGTGACTGAGAAAGGCATCGGTGAGACCGCCGACCTCGTCTGGCGAGACATTCAGCAGCAGAACGCGGCATTCGCCCATGCGTTGCCAGAGAGAGTTGAAATTGAGGACGAGACGCCACTCGAAGCAGTTGTTCTTCCGCAAGAGCCACTGTCGGCGGTCGTCGATCAATTGCTCCTGTTTGGCGCCTCGCTCGCCAAATCCTCGATCCGCAAGGACGCCGCAGGCCGCAGGCGTTCTGTGGAGCCGTGCGTTGACAACCAGCAGCTCAGGCTGTTCTGA
- a CDS encoding PRTRC system ThiF family protein produces MDTHRLHEELLQREVRVLVVGCGGNGSAILTGLPYLHSAMLAQGHPYGLHVTVMDGDTVSPFNSVRQPFGRSEVGLNKAIVLVNRINLFWGLNWQAIPQALTPQTLAPSYVGYGEPHLRPDIVIGCVDTRAARAMIAQSTAGFSGVGYYMDLGNSASTGQFVLGEPLNERNKRSRTRLRTLMELFPEVADPALDDDNEPSCSAIDSLERQHSFVNGVLAQHALALLAGLFRYGQLAFHGAFIDVAETRSVPLPVDPKVWRRIRSGRGKTRCLNSKQAQSDP; encoded by the coding sequence ATGGATACACACAGGCTGCATGAAGAATTGCTGCAACGCGAAGTGCGCGTACTTGTCGTTGGGTGCGGCGGCAACGGGAGCGCCATCCTCACCGGATTGCCATACCTTCACAGCGCCATGCTGGCGCAAGGCCATCCTTATGGACTGCATGTGACTGTGATGGACGGGGATACTGTTTCGCCGTTCAATTCTGTCCGCCAGCCTTTCGGGAGGAGCGAGGTGGGATTAAACAAAGCCATCGTGCTGGTGAACCGGATCAACCTCTTTTGGGGGCTGAACTGGCAAGCCATTCCGCAGGCGCTGACTCCTCAGACGCTCGCGCCATCTTACGTTGGTTATGGTGAACCGCATTTGCGGCCGGACATCGTCATCGGCTGTGTGGACACGCGCGCAGCACGGGCGATGATTGCCCAGAGCACGGCGGGCTTCAGCGGCGTGGGCTACTACATGGATTTAGGCAACTCAGCATCAACCGGGCAGTTTGTCCTAGGCGAACCCCTGAACGAGAGGAACAAACGATCCAGGACCCGCCTGAGAACTCTCATGGAGTTATTCCCTGAAGTGGCCGACCCTGCTCTTGACGATGACAACGAGCCAAGCTGTAGCGCGATCGATTCCCTTGAACGGCAACATAGCTTCGTGAATGGCGTCCTCGCCCAGCACGCCTTGGCGTTGCTCGCCGGGTTGTTCCGGTATGGGCAGCTCGCTTTTCATGGGGCTTTCATTGACGTAGCCGAAACGCGTTCAGTGCCGTTGCCAGTGGACCCGAAGGTTTGGAGGCGTATCAGATCGGGGCGAGGAAAGACGAGATGTTTGAATTCAAAGCAAGCGCAAAGCGACCCGTAA
- a CDS encoding cobyric acid synthase — MIQGTGSYVGKSVVTAALCRYFRQEGFRVAPFKAQNMSNNSFVTTEGREIGRAQAFQAQACGIEPHVDMNPILLKPSSEIGAQVVVLGKALKVMSAREYHQYQPHLLNVVRESFQRLSRESDIVVIEGAGSPAEINLRSFDIVNMAMARMASAPVVLVGDINLGGVFAWLVGTLELLTVEERSRVKAFIINKFRGDISLLKGGLESLESKTGKKVLGVLPFVKDLAVAEEDGLPDSKWKRPWVQAPTKLQIQVILLPHISNSTDFESLELEPDVNLRYLPDAPQPGGPLPDLLLIPGSKSTMDDLAHLRSSGLADYIRLCHESGAFIVGICGGYQMLGQELLDPMGIESSTYSMEGLRLLETTTTFEPEKTTIQVRALSLDHEEEIVGYEIHMGQTQCAQSTRPMFRITSEGGKLTDRFDGAVSADGLVWGTYLHGVFDSPTFRRRILNDLRVRRNWEPLPPSSRSAANKDLDSLATLIREHVDLAMLEEILNGSL; from the coding sequence ATGATTCAGGGAACAGGCTCTTACGTTGGGAAGAGTGTGGTAACGGCTGCCCTCTGCCGATACTTCCGGCAGGAGGGGTTTCGAGTTGCCCCTTTTAAAGCGCAGAACATGTCCAACAACTCATTCGTCACCACCGAAGGTAGAGAAATAGGGCGGGCTCAGGCGTTCCAGGCCCAGGCCTGCGGGATCGAACCACATGTGGATATGAATCCCATCCTGCTAAAGCCCAGCAGTGAAATCGGCGCCCAAGTCGTGGTGTTGGGGAAAGCCCTCAAGGTCATGAGCGCGCGCGAGTATCACCAGTATCAGCCCCACCTGCTGAATGTCGTTCGGGAGTCTTTCCAGAGGCTTTCACGGGAAAGCGACATCGTGGTCATTGAAGGAGCCGGCAGCCCAGCCGAGATCAATCTCCGTTCATTCGACATCGTCAATATGGCGATGGCCCGTATGGCCTCTGCGCCCGTTGTTCTTGTGGGTGACATTAATCTCGGTGGAGTGTTCGCCTGGCTGGTAGGGACCCTTGAATTGCTCACCGTCGAGGAGCGATCGCGGGTCAAGGCATTTATCATTAACAAATTCCGGGGTGACATTTCGCTCTTGAAAGGAGGACTGGAGTCCCTGGAAAGCAAAACAGGCAAGAAAGTCCTGGGAGTGCTGCCTTTCGTCAAGGATCTCGCGGTGGCGGAAGAAGACGGACTTCCCGATTCAAAATGGAAGAGGCCATGGGTTCAAGCCCCCACAAAGCTTCAGATCCAGGTCATCCTCCTGCCACATATTTCAAACTCCACGGACTTTGAAAGCCTCGAACTTGAGCCTGATGTGAACTTGCGCTATTTGCCAGACGCGCCGCAACCTGGCGGTCCTCTTCCCGACCTGCTCCTTATCCCTGGCTCCAAAAGCACGATGGACGACCTTGCACACCTACGATCCTCGGGGCTTGCGGATTATATCCGCCTTTGCCACGAATCCGGCGCTTTCATCGTGGGAATCTGCGGTGGCTATCAAATGCTGGGCCAGGAGTTGCTTGACCCCATGGGGATTGAGTCGAGTACATACTCAATGGAAGGCTTGCGTCTCCTCGAGACCACAACCACGTTTGAACCTGAGAAAACTACAATTCAGGTGCGTGCGCTGAGTCTTGATCATGAGGAAGAAATCGTTGGCTACGAGATTCACATGGGACAAACGCAGTGCGCGCAGTCCACCCGGCCTATGTTCAGGATCACCAGCGAAGGCGGAAAACTCACGGACCGCTTTGACGGGGCCGTGTCGGCCGACGGTTTAGTGTGGGGAACGTATTTGCACGGAGTGTTTGACTCCCCGACTTTCCGTCGCCGAATCCTCAATGATCTGCGAGTACGGCGAAACTGGGAGCCGCTTCCACCCAGTAGTCGTTCCGCCGCGAACAAGGATCTCGATTCTCTGGCCACGCTGATTCGGGAGCATGTTGACTTAGCGATGCTGGAAGAGATTTTGAATGGATCATTGTAG
- a CDS encoding PRTRC system protein C, whose amino-acid sequence MTVNPTERIFSYAGLSLPDLNRKMSPEEIKAAYSTQYPELATAAINGPEAVGDKLRYEFVRAIGAKG is encoded by the coding sequence GTGACTGTCAACCCAACGGAGAGAATATTTTCTTACGCAGGGCTTTCGCTCCCGGATTTGAATCGCAAGATGTCGCCCGAAGAAATTAAGGCGGCATATTCGACTCAGTACCCGGAACTTGCTACCGCCGCCATCAATGGTCCCGAAGCGGTGGGTGACAAGTTGAGGTACGAGTTCGTCCGCGCGATTGGCGCCAAAGGCTAA
- a CDS encoding class I SAM-dependent methyltransferase — MSRPQNKLRMGYFPLPEAEAQRIRRHLVYGDADFCALDPCAGEGQALATITAGAAGHRYGIELDANRAEQARTRTDQLIYGSCFDVDCRAESFSLLYENPPYDDAMRDEGTAQRLEELFLQHTYRWLKPGGVLILVIPVSQLAVCGNILSVQFKDIEVFRLSEPESARYKQTVVFGVRRSRRERERLQEREISWWRLEFGRKSRNPDALPVLTDRPDRLYPVPEAAPIELVHRGLPVDEIEDLLPKSPAYRQARRILFAAESHERGRPVTPLHQGHVAICAVSGMLDGIFGEGDLRHLACWQAVKTILRLEEEDDEGVTTIREKEQFSHCLNLLFMDGRTAVLTADAPTGEDDNAACNQTASTQAIADAAVTGTADVPRAVRKFRLEEVRDEERA; from the coding sequence ATGTCACGTCCTCAAAATAAATTGCGTATGGGCTATTTCCCCCTCCCCGAAGCCGAGGCCCAGCGCATTCGACGACACTTGGTGTATGGCGATGCCGACTTTTGCGCACTTGATCCATGCGCGGGTGAAGGTCAAGCCCTGGCGACGATTACAGCGGGCGCAGCGGGCCACCGCTACGGCATCGAACTCGACGCGAACCGGGCGGAGCAGGCACGGACAAGGACGGACCAACTGATTTACGGCAGTTGCTTCGACGTCGACTGCCGGGCAGAGTCATTCTCCCTTCTATACGAGAACCCGCCTTACGACGATGCCATGAGAGATGAGGGCACGGCCCAGAGGCTCGAAGAACTGTTCCTTCAACATACCTACCGCTGGCTCAAGCCTGGAGGCGTGCTCATTCTGGTTATCCCTGTCTCTCAGCTCGCGGTTTGCGGGAACATCCTGTCTGTCCAGTTCAAGGACATTGAAGTGTTCCGCCTCAGTGAACCAGAAAGTGCGCGTTACAAGCAGACCGTGGTCTTCGGTGTGCGTCGCAGCCGGCGGGAGCGCGAGCGTTTGCAGGAGCGCGAGATCAGCTGGTGGCGGCTGGAGTTTGGACGCAAATCCCGTAACCCCGATGCGCTACCTGTGCTCACCGATCGGCCGGACCGTCTGTATCCCGTGCCTGAAGCCGCGCCCATTGAACTCGTCCACCGGGGCTTGCCAGTCGATGAAATCGAGGATCTACTTCCCAAGTCTCCCGCCTACCGCCAGGCGCGGCGCATTCTGTTTGCTGCGGAATCCCACGAGAGGGGGCGGCCCGTCACGCCGCTCCACCAAGGTCACGTCGCGATTTGCGCGGTGAGTGGAATGCTCGATGGAATCTTCGGCGAAGGCGACTTGCGACACCTCGCTTGCTGGCAAGCGGTGAAGACCATCCTACGTCTTGAAGAAGAGGATGACGAAGGCGTCACCACCATCCGCGAGAAAGAGCAATTCTCGCACTGCCTCAACCTTCTCTTCATGGATGGAAGGACCGCAGTACTGACAGCCGACGCGCCTACCGGAGAGGACGACAATGCGGCCTGCAACCAAACGGCATCAACTCAGGCCATCGCGGACGCAGCGGTAACCGGAACCGCGGACGTGCCACGCGCAGTCAGGAAATTCCGTCTCGAGGAGGTGAGAGATGAAGAACGCGCATGA
- a CDS encoding ThiF family adenylyltransferase, whose amino-acid sequence MTRFDRQSFLGADSESRLYAATLGLVGLGGGGSHIVQQTGHLGIGGYVVVDPDHITETNTNRLIGGALADLKAVTTKVAIAERLIRGLQEHPRIIPVHDTWHNATGELKRCDIIVGAVDSFKEREQLERFARRHLIPYIDIGMDVHDLGDKTYLIGGQVILSMPGKACIRCCGLITEERLTLEANKYGAAGSRPQVVWSNGALASAAVGLIAQLLTPWFKEPPEFVYLDYDGNRGTLVPNDRMELLRNKICPHHPPEETGDPLFDVREFNRLTADLALRKGKLASTPAPTSFWKKPLAVIAKFLGL is encoded by the coding sequence ATGACCCGTTTCGATCGTCAAAGCTTCCTTGGCGCGGATAGTGAAAGCAGACTTTATGCGGCAACGCTCGGCCTCGTTGGCCTGGGCGGTGGCGGCTCACATATAGTTCAGCAAACAGGCCATCTCGGAATTGGCGGATATGTCGTAGTCGATCCCGATCACATCACCGAAACCAACACGAACCGCCTCATTGGAGGCGCACTGGCTGACCTAAAAGCAGTGACAACTAAAGTCGCCATTGCCGAACGCCTCATTCGGGGGCTCCAGGAGCACCCGCGAATCATCCCCGTGCATGATACCTGGCACAATGCGACGGGAGAATTGAAGCGTTGCGACATCATTGTCGGTGCCGTCGATTCATTCAAAGAACGCGAACAGCTTGAACGCTTCGCACGCAGGCACTTGATCCCCTATATCGACATAGGGATGGACGTACACGATTTGGGCGACAAAACCTATCTTATCGGGGGCCAGGTTATTCTTTCCATGCCCGGCAAGGCTTGCATACGTTGCTGCGGGCTGATTACCGAGGAACGATTGACACTGGAAGCCAACAAATACGGAGCGGCAGGAAGTCGCCCACAAGTTGTGTGGTCAAACGGTGCGCTGGCTTCAGCCGCTGTCGGACTCATCGCTCAACTCCTGACGCCCTGGTTCAAGGAGCCGCCCGAGTTTGTATACCTGGACTATGATGGCAATCGCGGAACGCTCGTACCTAATGACCGGATGGAACTGCTCCGCAATAAAATTTGCCCGCACCATCCACCCGAAGAGACAGGTGATCCGCTTTTCGATGTGCGCGAGTTCAATAGGCTCACAGCAGACTTGGCGCTGAGGAAAGGCAAGCTCGCGTCCACGCCAGCTCCGACCAGTTTTTGGAAAAAGCCATTGGCCGTAATTGCTAAGTTTCTCGGCCTCTAG
- a CDS encoding DUF3892 domain-containing protein, which translates to MADVRVTCITKPHPQSPHEHITHLGNPAVGWKWTREQVIASIDARTNTFFVIDPNTGKRSDVGVVRVAGRDPYLRTHADGDWNDNLLSLSQCPL; encoded by the coding sequence ATGGCAGACGTAAGAGTGACCTGTATCACGAAACCACACCCGCAGAGCCCCCATGAACATATTACTCACCTCGGGAATCCGGCCGTCGGGTGGAAATGGACCCGCGAGCAAGTTATCGCCAGCATCGACGCACGAACCAACACATTCTTTGTTATCGATCCCAACACCGGCAAGCGGTCCGACGTTGGAGTCGTCCGCGTTGCCGGCAGAGACCCTTACCTGCGCACCCATGCGGATGGAGACTGGAACGATAATCTTCTGTCACTAAGTCAGTGCCCGTTATAA
- a CDS encoding PRTRC system protein E, translated as MGRSRSPQKQMSLPAESCGLYIGSLSFRHSATEAYPKPTIKEDLFVFTELMPLLAERTVLITVARESDTTIRLNVCPKRTSESENTALSTPLSFVGTPEELDRDFAKELAAYVGTHRQLGSTLAQAKVTMEAAAKAAQEEAKRKADERRKPKQSATTSAPESTTQPAASASPDPSPTAASNLFGAAPAELVQSQKEGGLRL; from the coding sequence ATGGGGAGGAGCCGCAGCCCTCAAAAACAGATGTCGCTTCCTGCTGAGTCATGTGGTCTTTATATCGGGAGTCTTTCTTTTCGGCATTCAGCAACTGAAGCATACCCAAAACCAACAATCAAGGAGGACCTATTCGTGTTTACTGAACTCATGCCGCTTCTCGCCGAACGCACCGTGCTCATCACGGTGGCTCGGGAGAGCGACACAACCATTCGACTCAATGTTTGTCCTAAGCGCACTTCGGAAAGCGAAAACACCGCCCTCTCGACACCGTTGAGCTTTGTCGGGACGCCGGAAGAACTGGACCGGGACTTTGCAAAGGAGCTCGCTGCTTACGTGGGTACTCACCGCCAACTGGGCAGCACGCTTGCGCAGGCAAAAGTCACCATGGAAGCTGCGGCCAAGGCTGCGCAAGAAGAAGCCAAGCGTAAGGCTGACGAGCGGCGAAAGCCGAAGCAGTCGGCCACCACGTCGGCTCCTGAATCCACGACGCAGCCCGCAGCTTCTGCCAGCCCCGATCCCTCGCCGACGGCTGCCTCTAATCTGTTTGGGGCAGCGCCGGCCGAACTAGTCCAATCCCAAAAAGAAGGAGGTCTACGCCTGTGA
- a CDS encoding PRTRC system protein B: MGMEAHVQIGASANLQLRHALLVYTDQQRAFATLHDIISQEEGAPLLAPAQPLSLGFLRRLAEGLGNHVVPEVLPENVLARTAEMIVWWSPAALRIMFFGDADEQARKLNGLNFPHPPLVFKVRGQELFVRALEKNVRPCPDTPLKTAPYWNTAGDDGRVCLGTTRAPESQSVDSIKPWQAAFFQSSFTHPLGAVRLTHHKEGFIGLWCALAGKQVFPAHFLTDARETLREFVARER; this comes from the coding sequence ATGGGGATGGAGGCTCATGTCCAGATCGGTGCAAGCGCGAATCTGCAGCTACGTCACGCCTTGCTTGTGTACACGGACCAGCAGAGGGCATTTGCGACTTTGCACGACATTATCAGCCAGGAAGAAGGCGCTCCACTTCTCGCCCCTGCCCAGCCGCTTAGTTTGGGCTTCCTTCGACGGCTGGCGGAGGGGCTTGGTAACCACGTTGTCCCGGAAGTCCTACCTGAAAATGTTTTGGCACGGACGGCAGAGATGATCGTCTGGTGGAGCCCGGCGGCGCTCCGAATCATGTTCTTTGGGGACGCTGACGAGCAGGCGAGGAAATTGAACGGCCTGAACTTCCCACATCCTCCGCTCGTGTTCAAAGTCCGCGGGCAGGAGCTTTTCGTGCGAGCTCTTGAGAAGAACGTCCGCCCCTGCCCCGATACACCGCTCAAAACGGCTCCTTACTGGAATACGGCCGGCGACGACGGAAGAGTCTGTTTAGGGACGACGCGGGCGCCGGAAAGCCAGTCGGTTGATTCCATCAAACCCTGGCAAGCCGCATTCTTCCAGAGCTCTTTTACGCATCCTCTGGGCGCCGTCCGGCTGACCCATCACAAAGAAGGTTTCATCGGACTCTGGTGCGCTCTGGCGGGCAAGCAGGTATTCCCGGCGCATTTCCTAACTGACGCGAGGGAGACTCTGCGGGAATTCGTCGCCCGAGAGCGGTGA